A stretch of the Capricornis sumatraensis isolate serow.1 chromosome 19, serow.2, whole genome shotgun sequence genome encodes the following:
- the MCEE gene encoding methylmalonyl-CoA epimerase, mitochondrial, translated as MLPKMARVLKVAAASAAGLFPRLRTPVSTVRTSASLSSYPGAVPVWNLGRLNHVAIAVPDLEKARAFYKNVLGAEVGEPVPLPEHGVSVVFVNLGNTKMELLHPLGSDSPIAGFLKKNKAGGMHHVCIEVDNINVAVMDLKEKKIRILSEEAKIGAHGKPVIFLHPSDCGGVLVELEQA; from the exons ATGCTTCCCAAAATGGCACGAGTGCTGAAGGTGGCGGCCGCGAGCGCCGCAG GGCTTTTCCCCAGACTTCGGACTCCAGTTTCAACAGTAAGAACTTCTGCATCGCTGTCCTCGTATCCAGGGGCTGTCCCTGTATGGAACCTGGGTCGACTCAACCATGTTGCAATCGCAGTGCCAGACTTGGAAAAGGCCAgagcattttataaaaatgttctgGGGGCCGAGGTGGGTGAGCCAGTCCCTCTTCCAGAGCATGGAGTGTCCGTCGTTTTTGTCAACCTAGGAAACACCAAGATGGAGCTGTTGCACCCACTGGGAAGTGACAGTCCAATTGCAGGATTCCTAAAGAAAAACAAGGCTGGAGGGATGCACCATGTCTGCATTGAG gTGGATAATATAAATGTGGCTGTGATggatttgaaagaaaagaagattCGTATTTTAAGTGAAGAGGCCAAAATAGGAGCACATGGAAAACCAGTGATCTTTCTCCATCCTAGTGACTGTGGTGGAGTCCTTGTGGAATTGGAGCAAGCCTGA